One Dehalococcoidia bacterium genomic window, CAGTTTCAATGGAGGAAGCGGTCATAGTTGATTATCTGAGGTCCCCCTTTTCCAGGGCGAGACCCGGGGAGCCGGAGAGGGATATATTTAATAGCTTGAGAATGGATGATGTGGCTGCAATGCTGGTTAAGGAGCTCATCAAGCGAACAGGCGTCAAGCCAGAAGAAATAAGTGATGTTCTAGTGGGAACCGCAATGCCCATGGGTGAACAGTGGGTCTATGGGGGAAGAATGATTACCTTCCTGGCAGGCCTGCCGTTTACTGTCCCAGCCCAGCAGATAGACCGGCAGTGTGGCTCCTCAATGTCCACCATCCACCAGGGAGCCATGGAAATAATGCTCGGATATTCAGACCTGGTTATCTCCTGCGGAATTGAACACATGACGCATAATCCCATGCTTGCTCCCGGCGTTGACCTTAGTAAAATTATGATATCACCGAACTCCAGGCTCTTTACCGAGAAGGAGTATAAGAAATATGATATCTGGACGAGCGTTCAAATGGGGCTCACCGCGGAAAAGCTGTTTGAACAGACAGACTTCAGCAGAGAAGACATGGATAATTGGGCGCTTGGAAGTCACCAAAAGGCCGCGAAAGCACTTGAAGAGGGGTTTTTCACAGGGGAGATAATGCCAGTCGAAGTAACGATGCCAGATGGTACGAAGAAGGTCATTGACCATGATGTAAGCATCAGGCCAGATACGTCCCTGGAGGCACTTGCCGATCTAGAGCCGCCTTTTAAGCCGGATGGCCAGATAACTGCAGGAAACTCCGCTCCTATGAATGATGCTGCTACTGCGATGATTATAATGTCAAGAGAAAAGGCGAAGGAATACAGGCTTAAGCCCTTGGCGAAGATCGTATCGATGGGGTGGGCAGGTGTGGACCCGACCCTCATGGGATTAGGCCCCATCCCTGCGAGCAGGATAGCTCTAAAGCGTGCAGGTCTGGATGTGAAAGATATTGATTTCTGGGAGATCAACGAGGCATTTGCCATGGTGGCCATTAACACTATAGAAGAGATGGGCATCGATCCAGCCAAGGTAAACGTGAAAGGTGGAGCAATAGCAATTGGGCACCCTTTGGGGGCAACAGGGAC contains:
- a CDS encoding acetyl-CoA C-acetyltransferase, which produces MREEAVSMEEAVIVDYLRSPFSRARPGEPERDIFNSLRMDDVAAMLVKELIKRTGVKPEEISDVLVGTAMPMGEQWVYGGRMITFLAGLPFTVPAQQIDRQCGSSMSTIHQGAMEIMLGYSDLVISCGIEHMTHNPMLAPGVDLSKIMISPNSRLFTEKEYKKYDIWTSVQMGLTAEKLFEQTDFSREDMDNWALGSHQKAAKALEEGFFTGEIMPVEVTMPDGTKKVIDHDVSIRPDTSLEALADLEPPFKPDGQITAGNSAPMNDAATAMIIMSREKAKEYRLKPLAKIVSMGWAGVDPTLMGLGPIPASRIALKRAGLDVKDIDFWEINEAFAMVAINTIEEMGIDPAKVNVKGGAIAIGHPLGATGTRLVGTLARILAWENGRLGLATACVGGGQGIATIIERES